ATGGCCGTCACGGCTCTGAGCGGGTACGGCTGCAACCAGCTCGTCGGCTACACAGTTCCTTCCTGGTACGGCAAAGGCGGCTGGGGCACCCTGTCCCTGATTTTCAACAACCATGATAAAAGCTCCTTCTCCGAAGCGTGGTACCTGAACAACCAGTTCATCCTGGATGAAACCCTGCGTAAATATCCGGCCTTAATCAATGTCGATTTCAACGCATCCTCCATCAACGCCATTAAAGAGGAAGACCCCGGCTTCATGGAAGCCATGACCAAAGCCAACTGCGGCCTCGGACAAGAACAAATGGGACTCGTTCATGATCGTGACGTCGTGGCCTTCTACGGAGATCCCGTCTGGGTGGCGCGGCTGGACGAATCTCACACCAAATCCCCCTGGTCCGTTACCTGGAATGACGCGGAAGATCCGGCTAAAGGACTGACCGTCACCGCCAATGCGGATTACAACGGCCGCTTCGCCGTTTGGTTTCCCAAACGCCTCCAGGTTAAAAAAGCGGACATCACCATCGACGGGAAAAAGCAGCCTCTGACAGAAGTGGGCACTCTCACCAACGATTTTATTCTCATCCCCGATCTGAAGCTGGGCCGCAAGCAACAGGCAGAAATCACCTTCTGATTCAATCTCGGAATACTTCTCACCCCACGGCGAATTCCTGCATGGAATTCGCCGTTTCCCATTTTCTCCCGTATCGCCTTGACTTCCTCGCCTATCAAAGAAATACCGGATTTATTCATGAAAAAGCTATCGTTCATCCTCATTGCCATCCTCCTGGCTACTCTGGGCACTTGGTATTTCTGGCCGGAATACGGCGATAGCTACTCCGAACAACAGCGACAGCTCTGGAACCAGCGGCGGGGCCTCATGCATCCTCTTTGCATCGAATCATATGATAACGAAGGTATTATCAAACCTGATACTTCAGGTCTCAAACTATTTTCAGGATTAAAGATCCGCCGTTACGAACAAGCGCAGCATGTTGTCAAGCAGAGCATAAAAATAGACAAGGCTCTTCAACAACAACAGTTCCAATTGAGAAATCAATTGGCGCCCTCATGCAGTTTTGTCGTCAACAAACAGGGAAATGAACAGGAACTTCCTCAGGAAGGACTCTCTTCCGTTCAACTGAAAGAGCAGATCAAACAGGGTGATACAACTGCCCCACTCACCTATTTATTGAGAATATCAGCTCAAAACGAGTACAGAAATCCAGCCCTCAATTCCTGGATGGGTTTTCAAAACGCCCGGCAACACCTGATGCAAGCCGCTCAATATGGCTCCCGAACAGCCCCCTTTCTTCTTCGTTATCTGGAAACCATGAGGGACACTGCCGCCACATATGACCGAAAGGCCTATTATGCAACAAGTACCCCCTTTCAGACGCCCAAGGTTCCCATTTTCCACGGATTGGAATCCATGCCAGGATACCAGGAATTCCATCAGGAATTGTTACAGGGAAATTACGAAGATTTCGCTGTCCTGGAATGTATTATCCCTGAACAGGATAAAGATGTACTCAAAAGAGATATCTACAATCATCTTCTTTCTCTCTCAAAAAAGGGAGATCTACAAGCACAACGACATCTGGTACGAATGATCCTTGAGATGTTTGAGCAGGTTCCATTCAGAAAGGACAACGCTATCAGGGAAGTCCATACGGCCGCGGCAAACGCTATCGGTAGAATTCCTGGTTTCAGGAATATCAGTTATTCTCTGGCAACCGGTCTTGTAAGATTGGGAATATACACACCGGAAGACAGTACAGAGTGGGCATATTACAGTGAAGCCTCCCAATATGCCTACCGGACAGCCCGTCAAGGAGACTTAACCTGTATGTACCTTTGGCTCCGTTTCGGCATCGAAACCAAAGATTACTTCTCACAAGAAGAATGGGAAAATATATTTGCCTTCACACACCGTCTTTTGGAAACCGGGTACACCCCATTTATCGATTACGTATCGACCCACGAAGCATGGCCCTCCCTGTATCAATTGATCATTCGATCTTACTATCCTCCAGCATCGTGGGAACAAATCGTTCAACAATGCATGAGTGAGCAACAAAAATCTGTCATTGAGCACCCTGAAGATCAGTTCACCTATAATCTTGGTTACTCTGATCTTGGTTACGCTGTTTCGGAATTCGAAAAAACTTTCCGTTCTGCCGATCCATCAACTCTTCACGAACTGGAAGAGTGGTGCGATACCTGTTACCGTGACGGCCACCTGCCAGCACTTTATGCTTTTGCCCGCATTTATTCCCAGGGGATCGGAGTGCCGAAAAATCCGGGCAAGGCCTACCTCCTCCTGAAACGAGCACTTTCAGAAGCCATTTACTATCCGAACTGGACAGTTTACTGCGACGACAATAAAGATCTTCTCTTCAGGTTTGGTCTGGTTGTCAATGGCGCGACACAGTTCGAAAACAGCGTCAAACTCCAACTCATCAGCCTCGTTCTCGACCACTCGGAATTCCCGGGGCGCGACGAACAGGAAGCCTTTCAACTGGCAAATTCCATGTACCACAAATTCTCCGGATCCCCGGACGATGGCCCCTATCTCTACGTTCTGGGCAGAATCTACGAACAAGGGACAGGAACCCCGGTAGACCTTCGTAAAGCTCTGAATTACTACAAACTATCAGTTCTTTCCAAATACCCGAATACCGGATGTGAGAAACGATATCAGAAACTCGTGGACGAAATAGGGGAAGAACAAGAAGAAGACAAGGCGTCTCTGCAGAAATCTGCCGTCCCCAGCCCTTCAGGGGATTGACTTGACTTTTCAACTTCAAACGATACCGTTTGATGCAAGCACTCAAGCAACAAACACATCACTATGACCGATCGCAGAATCGTAATTACAGGCATTGGTGTCATCAGCCCTCTGGGCAATGATCTCAAGACGACCTGGGAGGGCCTCAAGGCCGGCCGTAGCGGCATTGACCTGATCAAGTCAATGGACACCACTGACTACCAGGCAAAAATCGCCGGTGAAGTGAAGGATTTCGATCCTGCTCCCTTCTTCAAAAATCCGAAGGAATCACGCCGCGTTGACCGTTTCACACACTTTGCCGTCGCCGCAGCTAAAATGGCCATTGAAGACTCCGGTCTTGATGTGGAAAACGAAGACAAGACCCGTATCGGCGTCATGATCGGCAGCGGCATCGGCGGCCTCGGCACGCTGGAAGCCCAGCACAAG
This is a stretch of genomic DNA from Akkermansia sp. N21116. It encodes these proteins:
- a CDS encoding SEL1-like repeat protein, giving the protein MKKLSFILIAILLATLGTWYFWPEYGDSYSEQQRQLWNQRRGLMHPLCIESYDNEGIIKPDTSGLKLFSGLKIRRYEQAQHVVKQSIKIDKALQQQQFQLRNQLAPSCSFVVNKQGNEQELPQEGLSSVQLKEQIKQGDTTAPLTYLLRISAQNEYRNPALNSWMGFQNARQHLMQAAQYGSRTAPFLLRYLETMRDTAATYDRKAYYATSTPFQTPKVPIFHGLESMPGYQEFHQELLQGNYEDFAVLECIIPEQDKDVLKRDIYNHLLSLSKKGDLQAQRHLVRMILEMFEQVPFRKDNAIREVHTAAANAIGRIPGFRNISYSLATGLVRLGIYTPEDSTEWAYYSEASQYAYRTARQGDLTCMYLWLRFGIETKDYFSQEEWENIFAFTHRLLETGYTPFIDYVSTHEAWPSLYQLIIRSYYPPASWEQIVQQCMSEQQKSVIEHPEDQFTYNLGYSDLGYAVSEFEKTFRSADPSTLHELEEWCDTCYRDGHLPALYAFARIYSQGIGVPKNPGKAYLLLKRALSEAIYYPNWTVYCDDNKDLLFRFGLVVNGATQFENSVKLQLISLVLDHSEFPGRDEQEAFQLANSMYHKFSGSPDDGPYLYVLGRIYEQGTGTPVDLRKALNYYKLSVLSKYPNTGCEKRYQKLVDEIGEEQEEDKASLQKSAVPSPSGD